The Pseudanabaena sp. PCC 6802 genomic interval CGGCAGCGTTATATCGATATCCGTAAAGATCCGCGCATTGAAGCGATCGTCATCTTTAAAAATCACGGGGAATCGGCTGGTACATCTATCGAACATCCCCACTCGCAGATTGCCGCAATTCCAGTTGTCCCCCATCAGTTCCGCGTACGCATTGATGAAGCAATTCGCTACTTTGACGATACGGGTGAATGCATATTCTGTCGCAATTTGCGCGATGAATTGGAATCTCAAGAGCGCATCGTGCTAGAGAGCGAGCATTTCGTCGCTTTTATTCCCTACGCGGCACTCTCCCCGTTTCACCTCTGGATTTATCCTCGCCGCCACGTTTCCTCTTTTGACCAGAGCACCGATGCCGAGCTAGCCGATCTCGCCTATACGCTCAAAACCGTATTAGCAAAACTCTATTATGGCTTAAACAATCCCGACTTCAACTATACAATTCGCTCCATTCCTACCGATGAAACCTATACTGATTATTTTCACTGGTACCTGGCGATCGTGCCGCGCGTATCCAAATCCGCCGGTTTTGAAATTGGCAGCGGCATGTATATCAATACCTCTATGCCGGAGGACAGCGCTCAATTCCTGCGCGATGTCGATATTCCCGTTCTGTAGGGGCGAACGGCCATTCGCCCCTACAGTCGGAATTTTTGCATTTGGGCGATCGCTGCTGCCAACGTACTATCCTTTTTCGCAAAGCAGAAGCGCAGCCCATTTACGTGCTGTCGCTTGGGATTGCTAAAGCAATTTCCCGGTACTGCTGCCACCTTTGCCTCCTGCGCGAGGCGAAATGCTGCTCGATCGGCATCTTCTGCAAGGGCCGAGCTATCAGTCCAGATGTAGTAAGCACCCCTCGGCAAAACAGGTGAGAGTCCCATTGCCTCCAGGGCTGAATAAAGCAAATCTCGCTTGCGCTTGTAGTCCGCTGCCATTTGAATGTAATAATCGCGACCAAAACTCAAGGCAACTAGAGCAGCTTGCTGTAGAGGGGCAGGCGCGCAAATCGTGAGAAAATCATGGATGCGCCGCATGGCTGCGGTCAGAGCCTCGGAGGCAACTGTATAACCCAGTCTCCACCCCGTGACGCAGAAAGTTTTAGAGAATCCATTCACGACGATCGTTCGTTCTGCCATCCCCGGCAAGCTAAACATACTGACGTGTTCGCCTTCGTACAGGATGTATTCGTAGATTTCATCCGTAATGACGTAAACTCCATAGCGATCGCAAAACGTTGCCAGCAATTCCAGTTCCGCGCGCGTCCATACTTTCCCAGTAGGATTTGCTGGTGTATTGACAATGACTGCCTTCAGCCCCTTTTGAAAGTACGGCTCTAACATCTCTGCCGTAATTTCCCACTGCGGCGGCTGTAACACCAACATCTCTGGGATGCCGCCCACTGTCGCCAAATTCGGGATGTAGTTCTCATAGAACGGCTCGAAAATCAGCACCCGATCGCCCGGATCGATAATACTCATCAAGGCAATATTCAAACCCTCAGTCGCACCGCAACAGACCGTCACCTGCGTGTCAGGATCGACCGCGATGCCATTATCCCGTTGTAGTTTGGCCGCGATCGCTACGCGCAGCGCCTCTAAACCCCAGGTGTCGGCATATTGATTGATGTCAGCGGCGATCGCGTCCTGGGCTGCTTGTTTCAGAGCTTCTGGTGCCGCAAAGTCTGGTAAACCCTGCGCCAGATTGATCGCGCCAAACTGAGCGCAGTAGCGAGATGCCTCCCGAATTTGCGATTCTTTGGTTTGAGTTGCTCTCTGCGAGAGGGATAAAGTTGTTGAAGAATTTATAGCGGTTGCGGACATAATCTTGCAGCGATCGTACCCGATCAACTTATCATTTTTTTTGACAACTCCTCTGTCTGAAGGCGAGGGGATTTTTGGCTCATCGGGACTGCTCAGGTAGCTTGCCCTTCCCAAAATTTACGGCGACGCGCTCCACCACTGTACGGCCATGTTGCGGGACGGCTTGTGCCACCGCTACATAGCAATTGGTTTCACAGCCGCATTCAGGGCATTCTATGGACATGTTCAAATAATAGTTTTTTGCATTTTTGTGTACTGCAAGTAGGTACACAAAAATGCTATACACGCAAATTATGAATATAGCTGTACGAAAGAAGAACTATGTCCCGGATGTACGCCCCTATCTAGGGCAAGCCCTAGATTTGATTGCCAATAAGTGGCTCGTTGCCGATCTTTACGTTCTTTTAGTCTAACTGAAAATTTATTGAAATTAAATAAGTTTTCCCTCAGTTTGGTAGTCTGAATACAGCCTTCTGCCTAATAGTATGACCTTAACACCTGACCCGATGGAAACCCTCAAACGAAATGCCATGAACCTCATACTATGGGTTATGGCTTTAGGTGGAGCGATCGCTACGCTGCTTCATCTACTTGAGGGCAAAGCTCATATTATTTCATTAATACTTCCCCCCATGACAGTTGTCGTTTGCCTGAGTCTCTTGCTATATCTCAATAGATATCCTCAGGCTATCTATCTGACTATAAAGATCGCTTTGGGGTGGGTTGGTTTTATTATCTTATTCCCAGAATATTTTTTTGTAATTGAAGCCTTAGTAAATCCTGAGAAGAAGTTAGTTGATATTTTGCCACCGATTACTTCAGGAATTTTTCTCCTCACGACAGGCATGGTTGTTTTCTTGCGATCGCGCAGTTTAGCTAGACAAGCGTTTTGGCTTTGGATAGTTACTGCAGCCCCTGTTGTGAGCTACCTAATATTTCACCCCCAAGAATTACAAACACCTAGAGGCATGGATCTAATGCTCGCGCTCGCACCTGCGATGGCAATTAATCTATCCTTAATTCTATTTTACGTGCGGCTACAGGATGCTATTGATAAACTGCACATTGAGCGATTGCATCTTACAGAAGTTTCAGAGAAAGATGCGCTCACTAAAGCTTTTAATCGAGGAGCTGGAGAGCGCATATTGCAAACCCTTATAGATAAACCAGCCCAGAAGATTGGTATTATTCTATGCGATATCGATCGCTTTAAACGAATTAACGATACATACGGTCATTTATTGGGCGATCGCGTGCTTCAGCTATTTGCTCAATCTTGTCAAGCTAACTTGCGCAAGCAGGATACTCTGATTCGGTGGGGTGGGGAGGAATTCCTGATCGTGGTGTCGGGAGATGATGAGCTAGAGCTAGAACAATTGGCAGAACGTTTGCGGCAGGTCATCGCCGAGTTGCAAATACCCGAAGTGGGGAAAATCACCGCTTCATTTGGGATTGCCTCCCTAAGATCGCAGGAAAATATTATCGATCTATTCGCGCGGGCAGATCGGGCACTCTATCAAGCTAAAGGGCTAGGCAGAGATCGAGTAGTTCGATCGTAAACATAGCCGTAGACAGATCTGTTAGGACAGGGGGTGTGGGGGCTGCGCCCCCACGCAGGGGTTCCACCCCTGCACCCCGTCCTAAGCCTATTGGCTATAGCTATACTAAATTTATGTTAAAAGTGGGCAATATTTAGTTAGGAATCCTACCACATAATTTTGCAGGGAGAATAACGTATGTTGAATATGAGCGATCCTGGTCTTCAGACCGAGATGCAAACTGGGCTTCAGGAATTGATCGAATTGCAAGGGGCGCTAGTCGTAGCACTGGGGAATTGGCGAACTGGACAATGCTTTGCGCAGAAAGGGATAGACAGTCCCTTATTCCCAAACTCCAAAATCGGATTGGCTGTGGAAGGCAATGCTAAAGTCATTCAGGCAAAGATGCAGGTGTCCCAGGCATTAAAATTTCAAGATAAAATCGATCAAATCTTAATTGCTCTTTCTACTCAGTGGCACCTTATGAAGGTTCTGTCCGCAGATGGCTATTTTATCTATATAGCTCTAGAACGTGCATCCTCTAATATGGCAGTTGCTGGGTTCAAGTTAATGCAGCTTGACAAGAAGATATCGCCACTGCTCAACTCAAACTAGGATAGCAAACCTGCCATCTTCCTTCTACTATGTATCAATGCTGATGGCAATTTGCTTGGGAGATAGATATGGATACGGAATTTTTCCTTCCTGCTCTAACTTCTTGTTTCTTTCATCAATTTCTGCTGCGATCGCATTGAGTTTTGCAATAAACGCAGCATGAATCTCGGGAAAGAAATTCTCCTCTAACGGTAAGTTAGATAAAGGATGCAGAGAAGGAGTTGAGAGGAAATTGGAGAAAAAGACTTGGAAGTGAGCAGTTGCAAAGCTTTGCAAGGAACTCAAAATGTATTCCATAGTAATATCACCCTCAGTGTCGGGCATGCCCTTAAACATAACATTGGGACGACCGGGGACGTATCCCAGGTATTGATACTGGGAGAAATTGATCGCCGAATGTTGGGCGCTGGCAAGGAAGATAATGTTGGTGAGCGCGTTCGCAAGCAAGGCGCGGGTTGTAATAGTAGCAGGGAAGCCAGGTACTGCTGCCTTTTTGGGATCTGCGGTTTCGGCAGCCCAAGCCTGGATATCCTTATCTGCTGCTACAGCAGCGTCGTTTGCATATACAGTTTCTACGACATTACCAACATACTCAGATAAGGCATTCCAAATCTTGAACCCATCGTCGCGGAAGAAGAAATCTTCTACCCCATCCGAGCCGCGTTCGTCGAATCCTCGTTCTAAAAGCTGTTGGGGGAAACTCATCCCGAAAAAGTCCCATCGTCTCCATGCCTTCAGCACTAGCTGTAACCCTCCTGCGGTACCTGTGGCAAAGGTGCGATCGGTAAATGGAACGACTTTGGAGATCAGAGTTTGACGAGCTAGATAGTTAATCCCGATTGTCTCTTGTAAGTGAGGTTTCAGAAGCTTGGCTATAGGGTGCTCCGTGGGCAGGGCATTGTGATGGCTGATGGCAAAGGGTTCTACCGCCAGATGCGTCAAGCCTAAATGAACGACAAACTGGTGAAATTGATCGTCAGCGCAGGCTGTATGAATCTTAGCGAACAGATATCTATGCGGATGCGGAGAGCTAGGGGTGTAAACTTCATTTTGGCGGTCTTTATAACGGGTTAGCTGTATGCCGACCATATTCAGGCGAGACTTCCCACCTTCTAGTAGTTCTCGGAATACCAACACAAAGGGAGCGTAAAACACCTTACCTTGCAGTTGGGGAACGTCCTCTATATCGGCGTAATCCAGCATGAACAAGCGCTTTTCCGCGATCAACTCGGGAATTGTTTTCCCTTGAGCGGTCAGACTGAGCATATCCTTCGGGATCGCCGCTGCGTCTTTGCAAAGGGTAATGTACATCGGGTTTACCCCTTGAATCATTTGGCGACAGAATTCGACATCATCTTGCCAAATTTTGGGGATTTGGATGGGAGAGGTAATCCATTTATCATAATATGCTGTCCAGGGATCTCCGCCTGCTTGAACGGTTTGCTGCAACCTTTGAAAAAATCCGATCTCGGAATAAACATACTCGGCAATCCGCTTGGCAAATAATCCCAACTTTTCGGGAGGAAGTTCCTGTGTAGGCGGTAAACCCTTAACCAGGGGAGGGAATTCTTCTAGGGGTAGATCGGGTGCATCCGTACGACGGGGATATTTCAGATATTCATACTTTTGTGCTTCTCCCAATGCCTGCTGCTGCATTATTAGTAGAGCCTGGTTTTTGATATCTTCCAGTACTTGCTGCAAGAAAGCGATCGCTTCTTCCTGCTCCATTTCTTTTGTGGGTGGAAGTTTCTTTCCCGAGTCAAGCGTTAGCAGTAAAGAGATGGTGACCTCTCCTCGATCTACACCCTGGAGCTTGAGAGTTTTTCTCGCTGACTGCCCGGACACCAGATCGTGGATATCAACTTCGGCATGACCCATAAAATCATCCCTACCGAGTTTTGCATCCCAAACGCTCAACTGGAGCTTACCTTCAGTAGTTTTGACATCAAAAGAGAACTTCTCTTGCCATAGTGGATCGAAGGTGTTAAGGCAGACCTTTGATTTTTGTGGTTTCCCTTCATCAAAAACAATTACGACGTAAGGATCGGTAAAGAACAAACTAGTTTTGATCAGATCGATCCCGTTAATCAGATCGACTTCTAGTTTTCCTATATTTGGATGGAAATAGCTATCTAGAAAAGCGATCGCTTCGGTGTAGGCTTGTTCCTGAGCGCTGGCGATCGTGCCAGCAAAAGCTTGACTGACATCAACTACAGCCGACCAATGGACGACAGTTTCCGTGTCACTTTTGGCAGACATTTCTACCGTGGTCAGGATGCTCTTCAGTGTGGGTATAGAAGGTTTTGCTTCCACCAGGGAATACTGCAATACGTGTTTCTGGTCGTCGCGAACTTCGAGACGCTCTTTGTATTCTCGTCCCGTGAGAGTTTTAAAAGAGCGCACAGCTCCTACTTCGTCTTTGCCAGGCGGTTCGAGTTGCATCCATTCATAAATGTGCCACCACTTCATGTTTTCTGCACCAAATGGTTTGAATAGCTCCCATACCTTATCAATTGGTGCTCGGACGATACCCGTGACATTTGCGCCACTGCTCATGATATTTCTCCGTAATTTGTGCTAATTTTGGTTGTCAAATTTCGATTTAAACCATGCAAGCCGTGCATTGAAAATCTGCTCGATTTCTGTTTTGACTTGCTGGGGATCCTTGCCTTCAACTGGGATGAAGACATTGTCATAGTTTACCCGTGTAGTAGTTGCATTTATCTCAGTCAGCTTAACCGTACCCCTGTAAAGGCTCACGGGCATCCCACTCTGAGTCACCTGGTAGACTAACGTACGCTCGGCATCGTCAGCGTATACGAGTTGCTCTTCCACAACATTATTATTTGGGAAGATAACCTGCCTCCCACCCACAGGAATCATTTTGACATCTGTGGCGTACTGAACCCATGAAACATCTTCCCAATTGCCAATCACACTCCATAGCTTAGCGGCTGGGCAGTTAACCTCAAGCTCAAAAGCACATCTCAAACCATCCCTCTGAAGCACGAAATTATTAATTTCATCAATCCGCTGCGGTTGTGCCGAGTTAGCCATAACCTGGAGGATCTGAGTTCGCTCTTCCGGAGTCTTACCCTGTAGGGCAAAGTCAATAGTCAGCGTTACTTCTGCACCCTTTTCTGCCTCATAAACCCTGGCAGTAGCCTCATAGAACGAAAAGACTGAATTGGGTTCCGGTATATTGATTTTCCAAATATATTTTTCGGTATCGTAAACGATGAGGGTTTCCCTTGTTACAGAACCTTTATACTCAAATCGAATAGTAGCTCCTACACCATTAGTTGGCTTGCCATTGTCAGTTTCCAGGGTTGTGTCTGGATGTCCGCTGAGAGCTTGCTGTAAGGTGAGATAGTCTTCAAAAGCAGACCAAAATTGCTTTGCTGATAGTGAGGTT includes:
- the galT gene encoding galactose-1-phosphate uridylyltransferase, which gives rise to MPELRQNVITKDWAIFATERAKRPHEFIRPDRQNDRLPAHKPDCPFCPGNEDFLGAEPFCIRDGDRWRVRVVPNKYPALSATGERIRKVEGIHRIISGVGIHEVIVEHPRHDLTPALMSIEDVRNILIAYRQRYIDIRKDPRIEAIVIFKNHGESAGTSIEHPHSQIAAIPVVPHQFRVRIDEAIRYFDDTGECIFCRNLRDELESQERIVLESEHFVAFIPYAALSPFHLWIYPRRHVSSFDQSTDAELADLAYTLKTVLAKLYYGLNNPDFNYTIRSIPTDETYTDYFHWYLAIVPRVSKSAGFEIGSGMYINTSMPEDSAQFLRDVDIPVL
- a CDS encoding pyridoxal phosphate-dependent aminotransferase, coding for MSATAINSSTTLSLSQRATQTKESQIREASRYCAQFGAINLAQGLPDFAAPEALKQAAQDAIAADINQYADTWGLEALRVAIAAKLQRDNGIAVDPDTQVTVCCGATEGLNIALMSIIDPGDRVLIFEPFYENYIPNLATVGGIPEMLVLQPPQWEITAEMLEPYFQKGLKAVIVNTPANPTGKVWTRAELELLATFCDRYGVYVITDEIYEYILYEGEHVSMFSLPGMAERTIVVNGFSKTFCVTGWRLGYTVASEALTAAMRRIHDFLTICAPAPLQQAALVALSFGRDYYIQMAADYKRKRDLLYSALEAMGLSPVLPRGAYYIWTDSSALAEDADRAAFRLAQEAKVAAVPGNCFSNPKRQHVNGLRFCFAKKDSTLAAAIAQMQKFRL
- a CDS encoding GGDEF domain-containing protein → MTLTPDPMETLKRNAMNLILWVMALGGAIATLLHLLEGKAHIISLILPPMTVVVCLSLLLYLNRYPQAIYLTIKIALGWVGFIILFPEYFFVIEALVNPEKKLVDILPPITSGIFLLTTGMVVFLRSRSLARQAFWLWIVTAAPVVSYLIFHPQELQTPRGMDLMLALAPAMAINLSLILFYVRLQDAIDKLHIERLHLTEVSEKDALTKAFNRGAGERILQTLIDKPAQKIGIILCDIDRFKRINDTYGHLLGDRVLQLFAQSCQANLRKQDTLIRWGGEEFLIVVSGDDELELEQLAERLRQVIAELQIPEVGKITASFGIASLRSQENIIDLFARADRALYQAKGLGRDRVVRS
- a CDS encoding lipoxygenase family protein is translated as MSSGANVTGIVRAPIDKVWELFKPFGAENMKWWHIYEWMQLEPPGKDEVGAVRSFKTLTGREYKERLEVRDDQKHVLQYSLVEAKPSIPTLKSILTTVEMSAKSDTETVVHWSAVVDVSQAFAGTIASAQEQAYTEAIAFLDSYFHPNIGKLEVDLINGIDLIKTSLFFTDPYVVIVFDEGKPQKSKVCLNTFDPLWQEKFSFDVKTTEGKLQLSVWDAKLGRDDFMGHAEVDIHDLVSGQSARKTLKLQGVDRGEVTISLLLTLDSGKKLPPTKEMEQEEAIAFLQQVLEDIKNQALLIMQQQALGEAQKYEYLKYPRRTDAPDLPLEEFPPLVKGLPPTQELPPEKLGLFAKRIAEYVYSEIGFFQRLQQTVQAGGDPWTAYYDKWITSPIQIPKIWQDDVEFCRQMIQGVNPMYITLCKDAAAIPKDMLSLTAQGKTIPELIAEKRLFMLDYADIEDVPQLQGKVFYAPFVLVFRELLEGGKSRLNMVGIQLTRYKDRQNEVYTPSSPHPHRYLFAKIHTACADDQFHQFVVHLGLTHLAVEPFAISHHNALPTEHPIAKLLKPHLQETIGINYLARQTLISKVVPFTDRTFATGTAGGLQLVLKAWRRWDFFGMSFPQQLLERGFDERGSDGVEDFFFRDDGFKIWNALSEYVGNVVETVYANDAAVAADKDIQAWAAETADPKKAAVPGFPATITTRALLANALTNIIFLASAQHSAINFSQYQYLGYVPGRPNVMFKGMPDTEGDITMEYILSSLQSFATAHFQVFFSNFLSTPSLHPLSNLPLEENFFPEIHAAFIAKLNAIAAEIDERNKKLEQEGKIPYPYLSPKQIAISIDT
- a CDS encoding SRPBCC family protein; protein product: MPLFFSPVEVEYLASGKRLSRTSINPTSLSAKQFWSAFEDYLTLQQALSGHPDTTLETDNGKPTNGVGATIRFEYKGSVTRETLIVYDTEKYIWKINIPEPNSVFSFYEATARVYEAEKGAEVTLTIDFALQGKTPEERTQILQVMANSAQPQRIDEINNFVLQRDGLRCAFELEVNCPAAKLWSVIGNWEDVSWVQYATDVKMIPVGGRQVIFPNNNVVEEQLVYADDAERTLVYQVTQSGMPVSLYRGTVKLTEINATTTRVNYDNVFIPVEGKDPQQVKTEIEQIFNARLAWFKSKFDNQN